GTCGGGCGGCCCGGTGAACGCCCTGCGGGATTTCTACAAGGTGCCGGTGGCGAATGTCGTCGCCGTGCATGACGAGCTGGACATCGACTACGGCACGCTTCGGCTGAAGCTGGGCGGCGGCGACAACGGCCACAACGGTCTGAAGTCGATCACGAAGGCGATGGGCGCGGACTATCACCGGGTGCGGTTCGGGATCGGGCGTCCTCCGGGTCGTATGCAGGTCGCGGATTTCGTGCTGAAGGACTTCTCGTCGGCGGAGCGCAAGGAGCTGGACTACTTCGTGGACCGGGCGACGGATGCCGTCGAGTGTCTGGTCATCGAGGGTCTGGAGCGGGCGCAAAGCACGTACAACTCCTGACTTGTCCGCCCGTCGGGTCCTGCTGGAGTTGACCGGGTGCCGGGCGATGGCCAAGGATCGCCGCCATGCCTTCTGCCGTCTCCTCCACTCAGGGCGCGGTCGCGGTGTTGCGGTTCGGGCGGCGCGCGGCGATGGGTTCGATCGCGGTGCTGATCCTGGTCGCCGGCTTCTGGGGTTCCTGGGGCACCGCGCAGTACGTGATGCTGACCAAGGGCCGTGAGCGGGGCACGGTTGAGGTGTCGCGGTGCGGGGCTCGGACGTGCAGTGGTCCGTTCACGCCGTTGTCGGCCGGGGCTGCGGCGCGCGGGAGTGTGGTGATCGAGAAGTCGGTCGCGGTGAAGCGGGGGCAGACGTACGCGGTGGTGGTGAAGCCGGGTACGGATGACGTCGTGCGTTCGGGTCCGGCGGGGGTGTTGTATTCGTGGCTCCCGCTGGGGGGTGCGCTGCTGCTGGCTTCGGTGGTGGTGGCGGGCGGGCTGCGGCTGACGCGTGTGGCGTGGGTGCTGGCGGGGTCGGGGATGGCGCTGTTGACGGCGGCTTTCGTGGCGCTCTGAGCGGTTTGGGGCCGCTTCCGCTCTGTAGAAAGTTTGTGTGTTGTCTGTTCGTGATTGACCTGTCGTCGTGCTGGGCCGGAAGCTGAGCCGCCCCCTCCACATCTTCCGTTGGCCTTTCTCGAAGATGGAACTGCCCATGCGTACCCTCACGCGCGCCGGCGCCTTGGTCGCCGTCGCCTCAGCAGCGCTGCTCACCGCTCCGTCCGCCCACGCCTCGGCTCCGGGCGAC
The Streptomyces sp. CGMCC 4.7035 DNA segment above includes these coding regions:
- the pth gene encoding aminoacyl-tRNA hydrolase, whose product is MTTDANAPWLIVGLGNPGPEYAMNRHNVGFMVADLLAERIGGRFKRAGKAQAQVVEGRIGPPGPGNRRVILAKPMSYMNLSGGPVNALRDFYKVPVANVVAVHDELDIDYGTLRLKLGGGDNGHNGLKSITKAMGADYHRVRFGIGRPPGRMQVADFVLKDFSSAERKELDYFVDRATDAVECLVIEGLERAQSTYNS